A genomic region of Sander vitreus isolate 19-12246 chromosome 11, sanVit1, whole genome shotgun sequence contains the following coding sequences:
- the kctd4 gene encoding BTB/POZ domain-containing protein KCTD4 has protein sequence MEWNLRRMESELRHINPDLLQPSKSFKKPSSGTITINVGGFLYTAHRTTLAKHQGSFLEELANGKKPVQHTDSMGNPFIDRDGPVFRHVLNYLRTGELQLPDDFREVGLLRREADFYHLSELVEAVVEWESQRTAQREAAFLEMTDSHERSQGLKVYCSDSAFIDKVKGRLVQISKSRLDGFPEEFVVSSNVIQFRHFIKSEPGSRLVLKEDSTFLCTLDCLKLETVMLALKSGFKLVTSLDSSKGSVVAAEALHFVK, from the coding sequence ATGGAATGGAACCTCAGAAGGATGGAAAGTGAACTGAGGCACATCAACCCTGACCTGCTGCAGCCCAGCAAGAGCTTTAAGAAGCCCTCTTCAGGCACCATCACCATCAATGTAGGGGGGTTCCTGTACACTGCCCACCGGACCACCCTTGCCAAACACCAGGGTTCCTTTCTGGAAGAGCTGGCCAACGGTAAGAAGCCGGTTCAGCACACCGATTCCATGGGCAACCCATTCATTGATAGAGATGGTCCAGTTTTTCGCCATGTGCTCAATTACCTCCGAACTGGAGAGCTCCAGCTGCCTGATGACTTCCGGGAAGTAGGGCTCCTGCGACGGGAGGCAGATTTTTACCATCTGAGTGAACTGGTGGAAGCCGTGGTCGAGTGGGAAAGTCAGAGGACGGCCCAGCGAGAGGCCGCCTTTTTGGAGATGACTGATAGCCATGAGAGGTCGCAGGGTCTCAAGGTGTACTGCAGTGACTCCGCCTTCATCGACAAGGTCAAAGGGCGACTGGTGCAGATCTCCAAGAGTCGCCTGGATGGCTTTCCGGAAGAATTTGTGGTGTCGTCCAACGTGATCCAGTTTCGACACTTCATCAAGTCGGAGCCGGGATCGCGGCTCGTGCTGAAGGAGGACAGCACATTCTTGTGCACACTTGACTGTCTGAAACTAGAGACAGTGATGCTAGCGCTGAAATCAGGCTTCAAGCTGGTCACCAGCCTTGACAGCAGCAAAGGCTCTGTGGTAGCGGCTGAGGCCCTGCACTTTGTCAAGTAG